A genomic stretch from Longibacter salinarum includes:
- a CDS encoding serine hydrolase: MSIFCAPARAARSMALLWMLLLPFSSVAQTQTMTPSSESRLLIEQASKVANLFSDNPRERLRETLGEPEPDVPDADADSYRRLFSPGFLANVSSVQLTTIFTEYHQKYGVVDDVQLRRAENTTTGSFYFVFSEGFRIPVRTLSIESRPPHRITGLFFGPAEPVQRASSLDEITDRFAELPGHASFVVARTDSAGRSSVRLEEETQDDGALSMIASYQEKNSLAIGSAFKLYVLGALTADIEAGRRSWDDVIMLTEDARSFPSGFLHTWPGGSPLTLRTLATLMISQSDNTATDALIRELGRRAVEEMLEPMGHASPGQNTPFLTTREFFALKHDSTQADAYAAAAVEQKRQMLDGEIAQMSHEDISIQFASPNRIDTVEWFASGADLARALAWFTRDTDARTVAREILSVNEGVDFENDWTYVGFKGGSEPGVMSANVLLRSPNGPWYTLSVVQNNAEADIDPSSLFSLAKQAAQLVFEASTDRKD; the protein is encoded by the coding sequence ATGTCCATTTTTTGCGCTCCCGCACGTGCTGCCCGTTCGATGGCTCTCCTGTGGATGCTCCTTCTTCCATTCTCGTCCGTTGCCCAGACCCAGACGATGACGCCGTCCTCGGAGAGTCGCCTTCTGATCGAACAGGCGTCGAAAGTAGCCAACCTCTTCAGCGACAACCCCAGAGAGAGACTTCGGGAAACGCTCGGAGAGCCGGAACCGGACGTTCCGGATGCAGACGCGGACAGCTATCGTCGACTGTTTTCTCCCGGCTTCCTGGCCAACGTTTCTAGCGTTCAGTTGACGACTATCTTTACAGAGTACCACCAAAAGTATGGCGTTGTCGACGACGTCCAGCTCCGACGCGCCGAAAATACGACGACCGGATCCTTCTACTTTGTGTTCAGTGAGGGATTTCGCATTCCGGTCAGGACGTTGAGCATCGAGTCGCGTCCTCCTCACCGGATTACGGGACTGTTTTTCGGACCTGCCGAGCCCGTTCAGCGAGCGTCGTCTCTCGATGAGATCACCGACCGGTTTGCAGAGCTACCTGGCCACGCCTCGTTTGTCGTGGCCCGAACTGATTCAGCAGGTCGTTCGAGCGTCCGCCTGGAGGAGGAGACACAGGATGACGGCGCGTTGAGCATGATTGCCTCATACCAGGAGAAAAACTCGCTGGCCATCGGATCTGCTTTCAAATTGTACGTGCTCGGCGCGCTGACGGCGGACATTGAGGCGGGCCGCCGGTCGTGGGACGACGTAATCATGTTGACCGAAGATGCACGGTCGTTCCCTTCCGGATTTCTGCACACGTGGCCTGGCGGCTCTCCGCTCACGCTCCGCACACTTGCCACCCTCATGATCTCGCAGAGCGACAACACAGCCACGGACGCCCTTATCCGAGAACTCGGGCGACGCGCCGTTGAGGAGATGCTTGAGCCAATGGGCCATGCATCGCCGGGCCAAAACACTCCGTTTCTCACGACGCGGGAGTTCTTCGCGCTGAAGCACGACTCGACGCAGGCCGACGCGTACGCTGCCGCTGCCGTCGAGCAAAAACGCCAGATGCTCGACGGCGAGATCGCGCAAATGAGTCATGAGGACATCTCCATCCAGTTTGCGAGCCCCAACCGAATCGACACGGTCGAGTGGTTCGCTTCCGGCGCCGACCTCGCGCGGGCTCTTGCCTGGTTCACGAGGGACACCGACGCCCGCACGGTCGCACGCGAGATCCTCTCGGTAAACGAGGGCGTGGACTTCGAGAACGACTGGACATACGTCGGCTTCAAGGGCGGCTCCGAGCCCGGCGTGATGAGCGCAAACGTTCTCCTCCGCTCCCCGAACGGCCCATGGTACACCCTCAGCGTGGTGCAAAACAACGCGGAGGCCGACATCGACCCGTCCTCCCTCTTTAGCCTCGCAAAACAGGCTGCTCAGCTTGTCTTCGAAGCGTCAACCGACCGCAAAGACTGA
- a CDS encoding PQQ-binding-like beta-propeller repeat protein, protein MISPIRILVSGRLLVVLAVGLLFAGCSSGTVTPTITDNDLKRTGAYPGAAPTLNTSVWTFQAPGRSGDDYGRIESAPAIGDSVVYVGSYDGHLYAVDRSTGEQKWAFDTQASIEHAPALADSIVFFGSGGTLYAVNVETQEEMWRYEEGLASGDPIVHGDIVLFGDLDGHVYALDHATGEEQWRFDAGSQVKHAPALANGRLYVMNGDAELFALSLDSGDVTWSVHPDVETRPIGSPVVSQGTVYAANMEGRLYAFDESTGEEQWQASLSGAIHRSPTLYDGVLYYRTSCDAGTCLSALQADTGQQLWQAEFDVEPYVTALASSGGVLYVGGAGGLYAVDAETRKQIGKVAVEDGVRSTAIIRDGRLYFASSRYLQAVE, encoded by the coding sequence ATGATATCACCAATTCGCATTCTCGTCAGCGGGCGTTTGCTCGTCGTACTCGCCGTCGGATTGCTTTTCGCCGGGTGCAGTTCGGGTACCGTCACCCCGACGATTACAGACAATGACCTGAAGCGAACGGGGGCGTATCCTGGCGCAGCTCCCACGTTGAACACCTCGGTGTGGACATTTCAGGCGCCGGGACGCTCGGGGGACGACTACGGACGTATTGAGTCGGCCCCAGCGATTGGCGACAGCGTGGTGTATGTCGGAAGTTACGACGGCCACCTCTACGCGGTGGATCGATCGACGGGGGAGCAGAAATGGGCGTTCGACACGCAGGCCAGCATTGAGCATGCACCCGCCCTCGCCGATAGCATTGTCTTCTTCGGGAGCGGCGGCACGTTGTATGCCGTGAACGTGGAGACGCAGGAGGAGATGTGGCGATATGAAGAGGGACTCGCTAGCGGCGATCCCATTGTCCATGGTGACATCGTCCTGTTTGGAGATCTCGACGGCCACGTGTACGCGCTGGATCACGCCACCGGGGAGGAACAGTGGCGATTCGACGCGGGGAGCCAGGTCAAGCATGCGCCGGCTCTCGCCAACGGGCGGCTCTACGTGATGAATGGCGACGCGGAGCTTTTTGCCCTGAGCCTAGACTCGGGCGACGTAACGTGGAGCGTGCATCCAGACGTTGAGACGCGCCCGATCGGCTCTCCGGTGGTTTCCCAGGGAACTGTTTACGCGGCAAACATGGAGGGGCGCCTGTATGCATTCGATGAGAGTACCGGGGAGGAGCAATGGCAGGCCTCCCTTTCGGGGGCGATTCATCGTTCTCCGACCCTGTACGACGGCGTGTTGTATTACCGGACGTCCTGCGACGCTGGCACGTGTCTGTCTGCGCTTCAGGCCGACACCGGCCAGCAACTGTGGCAGGCAGAATTTGATGTCGAACCGTACGTCACGGCCCTCGCCAGTTCGGGTGGGGTCCTCTACGTTGGGGGAGCCGGCGGCCTCTATGCCGTGGACGCAGAGACGCGCAAGCAGATCGGGAAGGTTGCTGTAGAAGACGGCGTCCGCTCGACAGCGATCATTCGCGACGGTCGGCTCTACTTCGCCTCCAGTCGCTATCTTCAGGCCGTCGAGTAA
- a CDS encoding DUF433 domain-containing protein, whose amino-acid sequence MKREDVFHRDPEILGGTPVFTGTRVPVDSLIQHLRHGKRIDEFLDDFPSVEREQAEAFLQLAEESVLAEEPPPPAT is encoded by the coding sequence ATGAAACGCGAAGACGTTTTCCATCGAGACCCAGAGATCTTGGGCGGGACCCCTGTTTTTACGGGGACGCGCGTCCCGGTCGACTCGCTTATTCAGCATCTCCGCCATGGAAAGCGTATCGACGAGTTTCTCGATGACTTTCCGAGCGTCGAGCGCGAGCAGGCGGAAGCGTTTTTGCAGCTCGCGGAAGAGTCCGTTCTTGCCGAAGAGCCGCCACCGCCTGCCACATGA
- a CDS encoding alpha/beta hydrolase family protein encodes MRTTFPFSQRLFLFVAGLFLIAATPASSQEARSDSTIAGAWSAEEAYFRPVIRLERSANGSLVGFLADRADQMGAPFSKTRLRGDSLFLQSDQMGARFHGAVSLEEQVIQGTWTQGDRSATLTLTPIEKGGAGEAASTTSSRPQHPDKTYPYRTEEVKFKSDAGGVELAGTLSRPDEDGPHPAVVLLHGTGRNDRDYEHRGLKFFHVLADHLTRRGFAVLRYDMRGAGESGGHLHAADLEDLARDAASALSFLKEQPGVDATKVGLIGHSMGGMIAPWVHNQFEEVAFLALLAPPSVTGYEVLVGQNARLADATGASAVEVDSIHDQSRRVFDILRSDRDSADVAEQLRTILGEKEGGDDRLQLKVEANTHPWFRDLTRYDPRPALRQVNVPILVFFGGQDLGVLPRQNAGPMRAALVESPSDTISVRTVEGLNHFLRPVEAARSSDDAVSETTIAPEVLAQLSDWVREVTQHEASSE; translated from the coding sequence ATGCGCACGACTTTTCCATTCTCACAGCGGCTCTTTCTTTTTGTCGCAGGTCTCTTCCTCATAGCTGCCACTCCTGCATCATCACAGGAGGCGCGGTCCGATTCTACAATCGCAGGCGCCTGGTCGGCGGAGGAGGCGTACTTTCGCCCGGTGATCAGGTTAGAGCGCAGTGCAAACGGGTCGCTGGTCGGCTTTCTGGCCGACCGTGCCGACCAGATGGGAGCGCCATTCTCCAAGACGCGTCTCCGGGGCGACAGTCTCTTTCTGCAGTCTGATCAGATGGGTGCCCGGTTTCACGGTGCTGTGTCGCTTGAAGAGCAGGTCATCCAGGGCACGTGGACTCAGGGCGATCGCTCGGCGACCCTCACGTTGACACCGATCGAGAAGGGTGGTGCCGGTGAGGCGGCATCGACGACTTCATCGCGTCCCCAGCATCCCGATAAGACGTACCCCTATCGCACCGAGGAGGTCAAATTCAAAAGTGACGCGGGCGGGGTGGAACTCGCAGGAACCCTTTCCAGGCCGGACGAGGACGGACCGCATCCTGCCGTCGTGCTTCTGCACGGGACAGGAAGAAATGATCGTGACTACGAGCATCGTGGACTTAAATTTTTCCACGTTCTCGCCGACCACCTGACCCGCCGGGGCTTTGCCGTTCTACGGTACGATATGCGCGGTGCGGGCGAGTCGGGTGGACATCTTCACGCGGCGGACCTTGAAGATCTGGCCCGAGACGCGGCGTCAGCGCTGAGCTTCTTGAAAGAACAGCCGGGCGTTGATGCAACGAAGGTTGGTCTGATCGGACACAGCATGGGCGGGATGATTGCGCCCTGGGTCCACAATCAATTCGAGGAGGTAGCTTTCCTCGCCTTGCTTGCACCGCCGAGCGTGACCGGCTACGAGGTCCTCGTTGGGCAGAACGCGCGGCTCGCCGACGCCACGGGAGCGTCGGCGGTCGAGGTCGATTCGATCCATGACCAGTCGCGCCGGGTGTTCGATATTCTTCGTTCCGACCGAGACTCCGCGGATGTTGCTGAACAGCTTCGGACTATTCTGGGAGAAAAAGAGGGCGGAGATGACCGATTGCAACTAAAAGTGGAAGCCAATACGCACCCGTGGTTCAGGGACCTTACCCGCTACGATCCGCGTCCGGCGCTCCGGCAGGTGAACGTGCCCATTCTCGTTTTCTTCGGAGGCCAGGACCTGGGTGTGCTCCCTCGGCAAAACGCCGGCCCGATGCGCGCCGCCCTCGTAGAAAGCCCGTCCGATACTATCTCGGTTCGAACCGTCGAGGGCCTAAACCACTTTCTTCGACCGGTCGAAGCGGCACGGTCCAGCGACGACGCGGTGAGCGAAACAACGATCGCGCCGGAGGTGCTGGCCCAACTGAGCGACTGGGTTCGGGAAGTGACGCAGCATGAGGCCTCTTCGGAATGA
- a CDS encoding DUF3024 domain-containing protein has translation MAFSTEELATYESILDAYIERNRPPAEIRDKVDLSYRIERQSVVIFEIRPSMFRPGEKIEEAVAKTTYVRTTNHWRVFWQRADLKWYGYEPDPIVQELPEFLRLVEEDEYNCFYG, from the coding sequence ATGGCCTTTTCCACGGAAGAACTCGCCACCTACGAGTCGATCCTCGATGCATACATCGAGAGGAATCGGCCGCCTGCTGAGATTCGAGACAAGGTCGACCTGAGCTACCGAATCGAGAGACAGAGCGTGGTCATTTTCGAAATTCGCCCGTCGATGTTTAGGCCGGGGGAGAAGATCGAAGAAGCGGTCGCGAAGACGACCTACGTCCGCACAACGAACCACTGGCGCGTGTTCTGGCAGCGAGCGGACCTGAAGTGGTACGGATATGAACCGGACCCGATCGTGCAGGAGTTGCCTGAATTCCTGCGACTTGTCGAGGAAGATGAATACAACTGCTTCTATGGATAG
- a CDS encoding YybH family protein produces MSAKDEVRTASSRFYNGLNRMANGERGALADSWSHGSSVTTMHPIGGRQVGWDAVRKSFDQVAEISSDGKIRLKDQHIEVIGDLAYEIGVEHGELKMGGHAVDLEHRVTNIYRRESGEWKLVHHHTDTSPAMIDVIGRLQSPAG; encoded by the coding sequence ATGTCAGCAAAAGACGAGGTTCGGACCGCGTCCAGTCGGTTCTACAATGGATTGAACCGGATGGCGAATGGAGAGCGCGGCGCACTGGCGGACAGCTGGTCGCACGGCTCATCGGTCACGACGATGCATCCGATCGGCGGTCGGCAAGTCGGGTGGGATGCCGTGAGGAAGTCCTTCGATCAGGTGGCGGAAATATCCAGTGACGGGAAGATCCGCCTGAAAGATCAGCACATCGAAGTGATCGGTGATCTGGCGTACGAAATTGGCGTCGAGCACGGCGAGCTCAAGATGGGCGGGCACGCGGTCGACCTGGAGCATCGGGTGACGAACATCTACCGGCGCGAATCCGGAGAGTGGAAGCTGGTCCATCACCACACCGACACGTCGCCGGCGATGATCGATGTGATCGGCCGCCTGCAATCGCCAGCAGGATAG
- a CDS encoding Piwi domain-containing protein has translation MDRLIAPCLKGFLSMAFKNRSSSNARQGLVLNALEISFNNRTVTIPQADYSKERWDSCLEDFPDVWFYRLNDHLYAITSGSSSLGLPDYFDDAEISLRSHSPVFAQIAAESIHRYFSERTPGARRNAYDGSWEVPMSKQKALSVGLLKVTPMLKYTPRPLYSTSGSEPVLVLVVQTYLRHEFLDSEDANNAAPLSEFDISWQKQDDSDEVYASKRNVLAYLAHLGKIDQYNKYDDKFYAQGARFRNFRIHTHRLNNIRSLLDLPGSLCVDTFTPFLLPSKLFDVRSIRRPVNLFYNDRKPKSREYLNDAVKRLRPYSYDKFQGKVIQIALLAAESREQEAVQYSRTLKDKLQSLFHLSQVEVSIHTFEPSTAGIAKFLRDFDASSFDLAVPIMAESLKNFPVRRSPYHTIKARLLNQATPSQDITIESVHEDRRMINANVALNIYAKLGGTAWAVRRSAERSKQFVVGVGATTDEDGDYIIGFANVFTHDGRYLLGECHQLSSMDEYADDLQDYLSQTLLNALQSEGIAEGETIELVLHLFKEASRKREIKAIEKAIHSDSLSPFNIKYVIIHISENHPYRLFEDGRVDSFNQSFEIRISTRQSLLQMGGGKERPFLLRLDRRGDYEEFNFDDLTRQIVEFSNLSHLSFIPPSTPVTVSYPKKMARVASDLRKVPNWDPAMMNRLSGIPWFI, from the coding sequence TTGGACCGCTTAATTGCACCTTGTCTAAAGGGGTTTCTCTCTATGGCGTTTAAAAATCGTAGTTCTTCGAATGCAAGACAGGGGTTAGTTCTAAACGCGTTGGAGATCAGCTTCAACAACCGAACTGTCACTATTCCTCAAGCCGACTACAGCAAGGAACGTTGGGATTCCTGTCTGGAAGACTTCCCGGATGTGTGGTTCTATCGGCTAAATGATCATCTCTACGCAATAACCAGTGGATCTTCTTCTCTTGGATTGCCTGACTATTTCGACGATGCTGAGATCAGTTTGCGAAGTCATTCCCCTGTTTTCGCTCAAATCGCAGCTGAGTCAATCCACCGCTACTTTTCAGAGCGTACGCCGGGAGCCCGGAGGAACGCATATGATGGAAGTTGGGAGGTGCCCATGTCAAAGCAGAAGGCACTGTCAGTAGGTCTCCTGAAAGTCACCCCGATGCTGAAATACACGCCGCGACCGTTATATAGCACTTCTGGATCAGAGCCGGTCCTTGTACTTGTGGTACAGACCTATCTTAGACATGAATTTTTAGATTCCGAAGACGCTAATAATGCGGCTCCGCTGTCAGAATTTGATATCAGTTGGCAAAAACAGGATGACAGTGATGAAGTTTATGCCTCAAAGCGGAATGTTCTGGCATATTTGGCTCATCTTGGAAAGATAGACCAATATAACAAGTATGATGACAAGTTTTATGCGCAGGGAGCTCGATTTAGAAACTTCAGAATCCACACCCACCGCTTAAACAATATTCGAAGTCTGTTAGACCTTCCAGGCTCCTTGTGTGTCGACACATTTACCCCATTTCTTCTGCCGTCGAAGTTGTTTGATGTAAGGAGTATAAGACGGCCTGTTAACCTCTTCTACAATGATAGAAAGCCTAAATCCCGAGAATATCTGAACGACGCTGTCAAACGACTGCGGCCGTATTCCTACGACAAGTTTCAGGGGAAGGTTATTCAGATAGCATTACTGGCAGCTGAAAGTAGAGAGCAAGAAGCGGTACAGTATTCGAGAACCCTAAAGGATAAGCTGCAATCCCTTTTCCATCTCTCTCAGGTTGAGGTATCGATCCACACTTTTGAACCCTCTACCGCTGGTATAGCTAAGTTTCTACGTGACTTTGACGCGTCTTCTTTTGACTTGGCTGTTCCTATCATGGCTGAGAGTTTGAAGAACTTCCCGGTCCGCCGATCTCCTTATCACACAATCAAGGCGCGTCTTCTCAATCAGGCAACGCCGTCACAGGACATTACAATTGAGTCCGTGCATGAAGATAGAAGAATGATTAACGCCAATGTGGCGTTAAATATTTATGCCAAGCTAGGCGGTACCGCATGGGCTGTTCGCCGTTCTGCCGAGAGATCAAAGCAGTTTGTGGTCGGAGTGGGAGCCACGACTGATGAAGATGGCGATTACATCATTGGCTTTGCCAATGTTTTTACCCATGATGGTAGATACCTATTGGGAGAGTGCCATCAGTTGAGCAGTATGGACGAGTACGCTGATGACTTACAGGATTACTTGTCACAAACGCTTTTGAACGCATTACAGTCTGAAGGGATTGCTGAGGGGGAGACGATTGAGTTAGTGCTCCACCTGTTCAAGGAAGCCAGCCGTAAGCGCGAGATTAAAGCGATAGAAAAAGCGATCCATTCGGATTCACTATCCCCATTCAACATTAAATATGTCATCATCCACATCAGCGAGAACCATCCCTACAGGTTATTCGAAGATGGCAGAGTAGACAGCTTCAACCAATCTTTTGAAATTCGGATCTCGACACGTCAGTCACTCTTGCAAATGGGGGGCGGTAAAGAGCGGCCGTTTCTTCTCCGTTTAGATCGGAGAGGGGATTATGAAGAGTTTAACTTCGATGACTTAACGCGTCAGATAGTTGAGTTCTCAAACTTATCGCACTTGAGTTTCATTCCGCCCTCAACGCCGGTCACGGTGTCATATCCAAAGAAAATGGCACGTGTGGCCTCTGATCTGAGGAAGGTCCCGAATTGGGATCCTGCGATGATGAATCGCCTGAGCGGAATCCCTTGGTTTATATGA
- the proS gene encoding proline--tRNA ligase → MADAVTPREEDYSQWYLDVVRNAKLAENSPARGCMIIRPNGMALWENMREALDGMFKATGHENLYFPIFIPERFMAREAKHVEGFAKECAIVTHSRLTTNEDGDLIPDPESKLGENYIVRPTSETIIWDTYSKWIQSYRDLPLLYNQWANVVRWEMRPRLFLRTAEFLWQEGHTAHATKEEAIEEAERMLDVYATFAEEYMAMPVIRGRKTESERFPGAVDTYCIEAMMQDGKALQAGTSHFLGQNFAKAFDCTFTNEDNEVEHVWATSWGVSTRLVGGLVMTHSDDQGLVLPPKLARDQVVIVPIYFNDDQRATVLKEAERIKQELADAGIRVKLDADDNQKPGWKFAEYELQGIPVRLAIGPRDVKNENVEIARRDTKEKNIVPQEGIADRVKTMLDDIQTSLYETALARQEEMTTTVDDYDTFKEVLEEKGGFIRAHWDGTAETEQRIQDETKATIRCIPLDQEEEEGVDMVTGKPSKGRVLFAKAY, encoded by the coding sequence ATGGCAGACGCAGTTACGCCCCGCGAAGAAGACTATTCGCAGTGGTATCTCGACGTCGTTCGCAACGCGAAGCTGGCCGAAAACTCGCCGGCCCGCGGATGCATGATCATTCGTCCCAACGGCATGGCGCTGTGGGAGAACATGCGCGAGGCGCTCGACGGGATGTTCAAGGCCACCGGCCACGAGAACCTCTACTTCCCGATTTTCATCCCGGAGCGCTTCATGGCCCGCGAGGCCAAGCACGTGGAGGGCTTCGCGAAGGAATGCGCTATTGTCACGCACTCGCGCCTGACGACGAACGAGGACGGCGACCTCATCCCGGACCCGGAGTCGAAGCTGGGCGAGAACTACATCGTCCGCCCGACCTCGGAAACGATCATCTGGGACACGTACTCGAAGTGGATCCAGTCGTACCGCGACCTGCCGCTGCTCTACAACCAGTGGGCCAACGTCGTCCGCTGGGAGATGCGGCCGCGCCTCTTCCTCCGCACCGCCGAGTTCCTCTGGCAGGAGGGCCACACGGCGCACGCGACGAAAGAGGAGGCCATTGAGGAGGCCGAGCGCATGCTGGACGTCTACGCAACGTTCGCGGAGGAGTACATGGCGATGCCGGTCATCCGCGGGCGGAAGACGGAAAGCGAGCGCTTCCCGGGCGCCGTCGACACCTATTGCATCGAAGCGATGATGCAGGACGGCAAGGCGCTGCAGGCGGGCACGAGCCACTTCCTCGGGCAGAACTTCGCGAAGGCGTTCGACTGCACGTTCACGAACGAGGACAACGAGGTCGAGCACGTCTGGGCCACGTCCTGGGGCGTGTCGACGCGGCTCGTCGGCGGACTCGTGATGACGCACTCGGACGATCAGGGCCTCGTGCTGCCGCCGAAGCTGGCGCGGGATCAGGTGGTCATCGTGCCGATCTACTTCAACGACGATCAGCGCGCCACGGTGCTGAAGGAGGCCGAGCGGATCAAGCAGGAGCTGGCCGACGCCGGCATCCGCGTGAAGCTCGATGCCGACGACAATCAGAAGCCGGGCTGGAAATTCGCCGAGTACGAGCTGCAGGGCATCCCCGTCCGCCTCGCCATCGGCCCACGCGATGTCAAGAACGAAAACGTCGAGATCGCCCGCCGCGATACGAAGGAGAAGAACATCGTGCCGCAGGAGGGCATCGCGGACCGCGTGAAGACGATGCTGGACGACATCCAGACGTCGCTCTACGAAACCGCGCTCGCCCGCCAGGAGGAGATGACGACGACCGTGGACGACTACGACACGTTCAAGGAGGTCCTCGAGGAGAAAGGCGGCTTCATCCGCGCGCACTGGGACGGCACCGCCGAAACGGAGCAGCGCATCCAGGATGAAACGAAAGCCACGATCCGCTGCATCCCGCTCGATCAGGAGGAGGAAGAGGGCGTGGACATGGTCACCGGCAAACCGTCCAAAGGCCGCGTCCTGTTCGCCAAAGCGTACTAA
- a CDS encoding DUF3667 domain-containing protein, whose protein sequence is MSESPTPTCPNCGAPLDGPYCSQCGQPGEDRIGPLRQLLADLADELFSFDTRLVRTVRMLVSRPGGLTVAYLGGRRAPYIRPFRLFVVSGLLLLLVTSLGRSLTDTRGVPMLKPVVNVDVSDDEIQKMRAEADSIRAAGTVVTSVKAAFVEGTARAAEDPERINRIFQERLSILAAMLLPAFAGLLQLLFRRRFYAEHVIHALHLHSFLFLATSTYLSVAYFIRLVDATQTASVLLPIAVVALVGTLLVYGFRSLRRVYAEPFRTTAWKGGLLLLLNGIVFLAALLIYLFGTLLMA, encoded by the coding sequence GTGTCCGAATCGCCTACGCCCACCTGCCCGAACTGCGGTGCCCCACTCGACGGGCCGTACTGTTCGCAGTGTGGTCAGCCGGGAGAAGACCGAATCGGGCCGCTCCGGCAACTACTGGCCGACTTGGCCGATGAGCTGTTTTCGTTTGACACGCGACTGGTGCGCACGGTGAGAATGCTGGTGTCGCGGCCGGGCGGGCTCACCGTTGCCTACCTCGGCGGACGTCGCGCGCCGTACATCCGGCCCTTCCGGCTGTTTGTCGTGTCCGGTCTTCTGCTCTTGCTTGTGACGAGCCTTGGGCGAAGCCTGACGGACACCCGCGGCGTGCCGATGCTCAAACCCGTGGTCAATGTCGACGTGTCAGATGATGAGATTCAGAAGATGCGCGCCGAGGCGGACTCCATCCGCGCAGCAGGGACCGTGGTGACATCCGTCAAAGCGGCATTCGTCGAGGGAACCGCACGGGCCGCCGAGGATCCCGAGCGGATCAACCGGATCTTTCAGGAGCGCCTGTCGATCCTCGCGGCGATGCTGCTACCCGCGTTCGCCGGGCTCCTGCAACTCCTGTTTCGCAGACGGTTCTACGCCGAGCACGTGATCCACGCCCTGCACCTGCATTCCTTCCTATTTCTCGCGACCAGCACGTACCTGAGCGTCGCCTACTTCATCCGCCTGGTCGACGCCACGCAGACCGCGTCGGTGCTTTTGCCTATCGCCGTCGTCGCTTTGGTCGGAACGCTGCTTGTATATGGTTTCCGCAGCCTCCGCCGCGTGTACGCGGAGCCGTTCCGGACAACCGCGTGGAAGGGCGGACTCCTTCTCCTCCTGAACGGCATCGTCTTCCTGGCGGCGCTCCTGATCTACCTCTTCGGCACGCTGCTCATGGCGTAA